In Candidatus Promineifilum breve, one genomic interval encodes:
- a CDS encoding cation-translocating P-type ATPase, which translates to MTIWHTETVASVIATLETDVAAGLSDATVEQRLGRYGHNELIERGGKKPLKILWQQFTSTMVLILIAAAIASGLLGKATETIAIGAIVVLFALLGFVQEYRAEQAMAALKKLAVPVVRVVRGGERRELSARDLVPGDVVLLEAGNAVPADVRLVESVNLRVQEAVLTGESEAVEKHTAALAGEGLTLGDRVNMAYMGTSVSYGRGSAVVVETGMTTELGKIATLIQDTGESTTPLQRRLDGVGKLLALAGVVVAGLVMVIGVALREDPRDMFLSAVSVAVAVVPEGLPAVVTVTLALGAQRMLRRNALIRKLPAVETLGAVTIIASDKTGTLTENRMTVTIIDVAGHYLELTGTGQAHPAPALAHAGDAPIRLADQPPAIGLALAGGALCNDAALQPDPQTGRYAVIGDPTEGALLVAARQAGLDGAALARLAPRVGEWPFDSERKRMTTVHRLPDDPAELPEALAGLRAAGLRPGERYIAFTKGAVDGLLELSRRIWVGGEPLPLDDTWRERIHQANEQMAQNGMRVLGVGVQWIDTPQDELERDLTIIGLVGMIDPPRPEVKAAVAKAKLAGIRPIMITGDHPLTARFIAYDLGISDNGRVKTGQMIDALTPGELAEVVDDVSIYARVTPAHKLQIVETLQKKGQIVAMTGDGVNDSPALKRADIGVAMGITGTDVSKEASDMVLLDDNFATIVSAVEEGRVIYDNIRRFIKFSIAGNVGKVLVMLLAPLLLGAGAAVALLPLQLLWLNLLTDGLLGLGLGVEPAERNTMQRAPRDPAAGLFSDGVGRQVIWVGVLVGAIALLVGYLYFDRANPDDTTWRTMIFTTLGFLQIGQALASRSERESFFSLGLRSNLTLTILALVVLGLQLAVLYWPFLEQFFQIVPLAPRDLLVAAALGSLSFVAIEVEKAILRRRQAA; encoded by the coding sequence ATGACTATCTGGCATACTGAAACAGTGGCAAGCGTCATCGCCACATTAGAAACCGATGTCGCCGCCGGGCTAAGCGATGCGACCGTCGAACAGCGTTTGGGCCGCTACGGCCACAACGAACTGATCGAGCGCGGCGGCAAGAAACCGCTCAAGATTCTGTGGCAGCAATTCACCAGCACGATGGTGCTTATCCTCATCGCCGCGGCTATAGCTTCCGGTCTGCTGGGCAAAGCCACCGAGACCATCGCCATTGGCGCCATTGTCGTTCTGTTCGCCCTGCTCGGCTTTGTGCAAGAGTATCGCGCCGAGCAGGCTATGGCCGCTCTCAAGAAGCTGGCCGTGCCCGTTGTCCGCGTCGTGCGCGGCGGCGAGCGGCGCGAGCTTTCGGCCCGCGACCTGGTGCCGGGCGATGTCGTCCTGCTGGAGGCGGGCAACGCCGTGCCGGCCGACGTGCGCCTGGTTGAAAGCGTGAACCTGCGCGTCCAGGAGGCCGTGTTGACCGGCGAATCGGAGGCGGTCGAGAAGCACACCGCGGCGCTGGCCGGCGAAGGGTTGACGTTGGGCGATCGGGTCAATATGGCCTACATGGGTACGTCCGTCAGCTACGGGCGTGGCTCAGCCGTCGTCGTCGAGACCGGCATGACCACCGAATTGGGCAAGATCGCCACCCTCATCCAGGACACGGGCGAATCGACAACGCCGTTGCAGCGCCGATTGGATGGCGTGGGCAAGCTGCTGGCGCTGGCCGGTGTCGTCGTGGCCGGTCTGGTCATGGTGATCGGCGTCGCCTTGCGCGAAGACCCACGCGACATGTTTCTGTCGGCGGTCAGCGTGGCCGTGGCCGTTGTGCCGGAGGGGCTGCCGGCCGTGGTCACGGTGACATTGGCCCTGGGGGCACAGCGTATGTTGCGCCGCAACGCGCTGATCCGCAAGCTACCGGCCGTCGAAACGCTGGGCGCGGTGACCATCATTGCTTCGGATAAGACGGGCACCCTGACCGAAAACCGCATGACCGTGACCATTATCGACGTGGCCGGCCACTACCTGGAATTAACCGGCACCGGCCAAGCTCATCCGGCGCCGGCCCTGGCCCACGCCGGCGACGCGCCGATCCGGCTGGCCGATCAGCCGCCGGCCATCGGTCTGGCGCTGGCCGGGGGGGCCTTGTGCAACGACGCGGCGCTACAGCCTGACCCGCAGACGGGGCGTTATGCCGTGATCGGCGACCCGACGGAAGGGGCTTTGCTGGTGGCCGCCCGCCAGGCCGGGCTGGATGGCGCGGCCTTGGCGCGCCTCGCTCCCCGGGTGGGCGAGTGGCCCTTCGACTCTGAGCGCAAGCGCATGACCACCGTCCACCGCCTGCCGGATGATCCGGCCGAGCTGCCGGAGGCGCTGGCGGGGTTGCGCGCCGCGGGCTTGCGGCCCGGCGAGCGGTACATCGCGTTCACGAAGGGGGCCGTCGATGGCCTGCTGGAACTCAGCCGCCGCATCTGGGTGGGCGGCGAACCGCTGCCCCTGGATGATACCTGGCGCGAGCGCATCCACCAGGCGAACGAGCAGATGGCCCAAAACGGCATGCGCGTGTTGGGCGTGGGCGTGCAATGGATCGACACGCCGCAGGACGAGCTCGAACGCGACCTGACGATCATCGGTCTGGTGGGCATGATCGACCCGCCCCGACCGGAGGTGAAGGCGGCCGTGGCTAAGGCCAAGCTGGCCGGCATCCGGCCAATCATGATCACCGGCGACCACCCGCTGACAGCCCGCTTCATCGCCTATGACCTGGGCATCAGCGACAACGGCCGCGTCAAGACGGGGCAGATGATCGACGCACTGACCCCCGGCGAGCTGGCGGAAGTCGTGGACGACGTATCGATCTACGCGCGCGTGACCCCCGCCCACAAGCTGCAAATCGTGGAGACGTTGCAAAAGAAGGGGCAGATCGTCGCCATGACCGGCGACGGCGTGAACGATTCGCCGGCGCTGAAACGGGCCGACATCGGCGTGGCGATGGGCATCACCGGCACCGACGTGTCGAAGGAGGCGTCGGACATGGTCTTGCTCGACGATAACTTCGCCACCATCGTCTCGGCCGTGGAAGAAGGGCGCGTCATCTATGACAACATCCGCCGCTTCATCAAGTTTTCGATAGCCGGCAACGTGGGCAAAGTGCTGGTGATGCTCCTGGCGCCGTTGTTGCTGGGAGCAGGCGCGGCCGTCGCCCTCTTGCCCCTGCAACTACTGTGGCTCAATCTGCTGACCGATGGGCTGCTGGGATTGGGGTTGGGTGTGGAGCCGGCCGAGCGCAATACTATGCAGCGCGCGCCGCGCGATCCGGCGGCCGGCCTATTCAGCGATGGGGTCGGCCGGCAGGTGATCTGGGTGGGCGTGCTCGTGGGCGCCATCGCTCTGCTGGTGGGCTATCTATACTTTGACCGGGCCAACCCCGACGACACGACTTGGCGGACGATGATCTTCACGACGCTGGGCTTTTTACAGATCGGCCAGGCGCTGGCCTCGCGCTCCGAGCGCGAATCGTTCTTCTCGCTCGGGCTGCGCAGCAATCTGACGTTGACGATCTTAGCCCTGGTCGTGTTGGGGCTGCAATTGGCCGTGCTCTACTGGCCGTTCCTGGAGCAGTTCTTCCAGATCGTCCCGCTGGCCCCGCGTGATTTGCTGGTAGCCGCCGCGCTGGGCAGTCTGAGCTTTGTGGCTATTGAAGTGGAGAAAGCCATCCTGCGGCGCAGACAAGCCGCCTGA
- a CDS encoding NUDIX hydrolase, which produces MELIVVGVLSDYKGRVLLQQSDNRTLIPIHRRLEPGVLPADTLARAFREDTTLTVLPVRLTGLHYRAEPAGGELAFYFRCIMRGGDLAPPDGRPPAGFFDSAPLPRALSSRFHGPLAATLNHAGGPPLLTREERGLGQRLSRLLGNRPAAGGDDWAITITVIARRPDGQIVWTRHEPNGMWHLPTAAPAPGEAPWAAAERLVRQAGLAGGAATLSAVEMAANQPAANQPAATLLFTMLLGEAARLSPPQQYQMIDVTSSEAADISQDDRRRLARRDDPAAPSFIVMGGE; this is translated from the coding sequence ATGGAATTGATCGTCGTGGGCGTTTTGAGCGATTACAAAGGGCGGGTTTTGCTGCAACAAAGCGACAACCGCACCTTGATCCCTATCCACCGCAGGCTGGAACCGGGCGTGCTGCCGGCCGATACGCTGGCCCGCGCCTTCCGCGAGGACACCACTCTCACCGTCCTGCCCGTGCGTCTAACCGGGTTGCACTATCGCGCCGAACCGGCCGGCGGCGAACTGGCCTTCTATTTTCGCTGCATTATGCGCGGAGGTGATCTGGCGCCGCCCGACGGCCGCCCCCCGGCCGGTTTCTTCGATAGCGCCCCCCTGCCGCGGGCGCTGTCGTCGCGGTTTCACGGGCCGCTGGCGGCGACGCTGAATCATGCCGGCGGGCCGCCGCTCCTGACCCGCGAAGAACGGGGCCTGGGTCAACGGCTGAGCCGGTTGTTGGGGAATCGACCGGCCGCCGGGGGGGACGATTGGGCCATCACCATCACCGTCATCGCCCGCCGGCCCGACGGCCAGATCGTCTGGACACGCCACGAGCCGAATGGGATGTGGCACTTGCCCACGGCCGCCCCCGCGCCGGGCGAAGCGCCGTGGGCGGCGGCCGAGCGGCTGGTGCGGCAGGCTGGTTTGGCCGGCGGCGCGGCCACTTTAAGCGCGGTCGAAATGGCGGCAAATCAGCCGGCGGCAAATCAGCCGGCGGCGACGTTACTATTTACGATGCTACTGGGTGAAGCCGCGCGGCTCTCTCCACCCCAACAATATCAGATGATCGACGTCACATCGTCCGAGGCAGCAGATATTTCTCAGGACGACCGGCGACGATTGGCGCGGCGGGACGATCCCGCCGCACCGTCGTTTATTGTGATGGGCGGCGAATAA
- a CDS encoding right-handed parallel beta-helix repeat-containing protein has translation MKRKTVYRFSMLALLFLFISAGRALAQGDLLFAPTIYNNAAAACTVTVSPSQIIQTAVNDASSGDVVCVRAGTYHQQVKFRPVDAGITLQAYPGERPVLDGQGSIPDGKYEGLIHVNASNVTVEGFDVFNSDGRGIVVAQLSSETQSLQNVVIRNNFVHGSTDAGININGNETNQIHNILIENNAVYDNLEKNTNGADNGGSAVAFLETDNSIARGNTIYHNLGEGLVADRWTAGLTFEDNVLYDNKHAGIYLSTTQNPLVRRNFVFCTDDRTYWRGTNAKKPAPGIVVRDEDYEGQTNKPPASNGQIIINNIVVGCGNNFIISSQMDGGGLNGALIANNSFINARGDAGSGGMNILFEGDANYKNSRFANNLIMQSEPSGQIARILLNLGDPDMSSFTVSNNLYSFAPPNNWINNEPGRVIGDPKLANAIMPTKNGGLPAASSYGLLANSPAVNAGASVSQVTEDYFKQQRSGGLDIGADEQGGGGGGPTTGNIIVTVSTTPDQAAQVFSFAATYGSGSFQLADGQNNNSGQIDAGTYSVTQSAVAGWTTSASCSDGSQPNAIALAADETVTCTFTNQQQGGGGDVEATIYLTTNVSGNVGGVAYAPGDILAYDGDAGAWSLYFDGSDVGVSRAINDFVLLSDGSLLLALTGNPTLPIAGGSFKFVMQDVARFAPTSLGDNTAGTWSVYFDGSDVGLSATAEKIDTLARRADGALLISTYGTASVTAAGGGTLKAQDEDLLAFQPSATGADTQGSWSLGLEGTNVPGMKGEDLTGAWHDAASGHFYLTMTNDFVIGGVAGTAGAIITLTPSGGVTAYWNAANAGFGGPVDGLHIAP, from the coding sequence ATGAAACGCAAAACCGTTTATCGGTTCTCTATGCTCGCGCTTCTGTTCCTGTTCATTTCGGCCGGCCGGGCGCTGGCCCAAGGCGATTTACTATTCGCCCCGACTATCTACAACAACGCGGCCGCGGCCTGTACCGTCACCGTCTCACCATCACAGATCATCCAGACGGCCGTCAATGACGCCTCCAGCGGCGACGTCGTCTGCGTGCGCGCCGGAACGTACCATCAGCAGGTCAAGTTCCGTCCGGTCGATGCCGGCATCACCCTCCAGGCTTATCCCGGCGAGCGGCCGGTTCTGGATGGGCAGGGTTCGATCCCCGACGGCAAATATGAAGGGTTGATCCACGTCAACGCCAGCAACGTGACCGTTGAGGGATTCGACGTGTTCAATTCGGACGGCCGCGGTATCGTCGTCGCCCAGTTGAGCAGCGAGACCCAATCGCTGCAAAACGTGGTCATCCGCAATAACTTCGTACACGGCAGCACCGACGCCGGCATCAATATCAACGGCAATGAAACTAATCAGATACACAATATCCTGATCGAGAACAACGCCGTCTACGACAACCTGGAAAAGAATACCAACGGGGCGGACAACGGCGGCAGCGCCGTGGCCTTCCTGGAGACGGACAACAGCATCGCCCGCGGCAACACGATCTACCACAACCTCGGCGAGGGGCTGGTGGCCGACCGCTGGACGGCGGGCCTGACCTTTGAGGACAACGTCCTCTACGACAACAAGCACGCCGGCATCTACCTCTCGACCACCCAAAACCCGCTGGTGCGGCGCAACTTTGTCTTTTGCACCGACGACCGCACCTACTGGCGCGGCACTAACGCCAAAAAGCCCGCGCCCGGCATCGTGGTGCGCGATGAAGATTACGAGGGGCAGACCAACAAGCCGCCGGCCAGCAATGGGCAAATCATCATCAACAACATCGTCGTCGGCTGCGGTAACAACTTCATCATCAGTTCGCAGATGGACGGCGGCGGGCTGAACGGCGCTCTCATTGCCAACAACTCGTTCATCAATGCCCGCGGCGACGCCGGATCGGGCGGCATGAACATCCTGTTCGAGGGCGACGCCAATTACAAGAACTCGCGCTTTGCCAATAACCTGATCATGCAATCGGAGCCTTCGGGCCAGATCGCCCGCATCCTGCTGAATCTGGGCGACCCCGACATGAGCAGCTTTACCGTCTCCAACAACCTCTACAGCTTCGCGCCACCCAACAACTGGATCAACAATGAGCCGGGCCGGGTCATCGGCGACCCCAAGCTGGCGAATGCGATCATGCCGACGAAGAACGGCGGCCTGCCGGCGGCGTCCAGCTATGGGCTTTTGGCGAACTCCCCGGCGGTCAATGCCGGCGCGTCCGTCAGCCAGGTGACCGAGGACTACTTCAAGCAGCAGCGCAGTGGCGGGCTGGACATCGGCGCCGATGAGCAGGGCGGCGGCGGCGGTGGCCCCACGACCGGCAACATCATCGTAACCGTGTCCACCACGCCCGATCAGGCCGCGCAGGTCTTCAGCTTCGCCGCCACCTACGGGTCGGGCAGTTTCCAACTGGCGGATGGTCAAAACAATAACTCCGGGCAGATCGACGCCGGCACGTATAGCGTGACCCAGAGCGCGGTCGCCGGTTGGACGACCAGCGCCTCGTGTAGCGACGGCAGCCAGCCGAACGCCATCGCCCTGGCCGCCGACGAGACCGTCACCTGCACCTTCACCAATCAGCAGCAAGGCGGCGGCGGCGACGTAGAAGCCACGATTTACCTGACCACCAATGTGTCCGGCAATGTGGGCGGCGTGGCCTATGCCCCCGGCGACATCCTGGCCTACGACGGCGACGCCGGGGCCTGGTCGCTGTACTTCGACGGCTCCGACGTGGGCGTCAGCAGGGCGATCAACGACTTCGTCCTGCTCAGTGACGGCTCGCTGCTGCTCGCCCTGACCGGCAACCCCACGTTGCCCATCGCCGGCGGCAGCTTCAAATTCGTGATGCAGGACGTTGCCCGTTTCGCGCCGACAAGCCTCGGCGACAACACGGCCGGTACCTGGTCGGTCTACTTCGACGGCTCCGACGTGGGCCTGTCGGCGACGGCCGAGAAGATCGACACCCTGGCGCGGCGGGCCGACGGCGCGCTGTTGATCAGCACCTATGGCACGGCCAGCGTGACCGCCGCCGGCGGTGGTACGCTCAAGGCTCAGGATGAAGACCTGCTCGCCTTCCAGCCCAGCGCCACAGGCGCGGACACACAAGGTTCGTGGTCGTTGGGGCTGGAGGGCACAAACGTGCCGGGCATGAAGGGCGAAGACCTGACCGGGGCATGGCACGACGCCGCCTCGGGCCATTTTTACCTGACCATGACCAACGACTTCGTCATCGGCGGCGTGGCCGGAACGGCCGGCGCCATCATCACCCTCACGCCGTCGGGCGGGGTGACGGCCTACTGGAACGCGGCCAATGCCGGATTCGGCGGGCCGGTCGATGGGCTACACATTGCCCCCTGA
- a CDS encoding right-handed parallel beta-helix repeat-containing protein yields the protein MIKKRITTRLLWPLCLVAILFGLAGSLLPGVAGALQSPACDWVVGPDDIPTISDAIIAASGGQTICVHGGIYHERVDIPSTKTGLSLLALPGETPIIDGQKALPGGAVGDRFKGLMEIRAVGVTIDGFEIRFSSARGLDVSADGVTVRNTSVHDNWSTGINVTAGETLNDVLIENNHVYRNMRRSQYAPVIYRGLRTGSGATDWAFDPNENWDTPFWTGANADLPEQWLNGVSMTFNDDGRTERVYAGSARAGRNGYIGPEYSADGLEFSYTGADILFHQPATNKWTLYFDGEPRGIPQNEVIDAFQIESTAPISNPWPCPTCAPILLSFIEPVTLPIDDGAGGSTPTAIAPSDLVYFRPTAIVANRVDAGFFTIHKRAADLVGLPAAANIDALDRAPDGRLLISLTDTQTLTNPDLMTVTAEREDLVAYDEATGVWSLFFEGDQILFNPFQAEDLTAAWLDDDGHLYISGDPIGGSALTLIDTTNSTARNNHVYNNFGEGLVADRYSVRATLEGNVLYDNQHANLYLNSTTDTLIKGNFVFCTDDRTFWRKGSGRNYKPGPGIQIRDEAWSGPNPPSLSSGYVIINNIVYGCSTNFGVSTQKPGGGLNDSLVANNLFAHARGEGAITGYDNINFNSDASFNGSSFVNNVLLQSESLGVNTRIQGWIAANFATFTLADNLYSIPPAEGWSNLGQEPGRIIGDPQLAEPQLSDANPPLPVMGSLPDADDFQLTYDSPALDAGQPLAEVLEDFFHQPRANSGPLDLGVHELPHVGGIVVVQETSPAAYTQLFNFSAGYVPDGFALQGGQSHNSGALPAGIYSVASAPVDGWTTTATCDDGSPPDAIQLGPTETVICTFHSARQTRLTVINQVEPAGDPQLFAFTLSPGESFDLAAESRTFVIAPDVAHALSVVVPAGWQQTGAACDNGDAPGAITLENGEWVACTFSHRKVGQIIVEKQTLPDGANQTFDFTTDYGPFSLSDGQRNTSAYLAPGVYGVAETLPAGWLQTEATCDDGSAPQAIDLSGGETVTCTFTNARLSLSLGLTPTPGSVTAPGGDVVFAVQVDNTGGLPVALTTLTDSDFGDVADPGNAALLSTSCQLPQTVAAGTGYSCAFTAHVGGAGGSTHSNTLTAAATGPNDTPLSAADEATVTINSPAAGRILVVKQTNPPNTPGTFGFTTSYTSGVFNLSHGQSHDSGPLPSGAVYSVAENATTGWELTGATCDDGSPPGAINLSPAETVTCTFVNAPVIPPQPTILYVTTPNAGNVRGLAYAPGDILAYNRQTDVWSVHFDASDVALTKPLADFVLLDDNSILLAFNSSVKLRNAANALITYEAQDVARFVPSSVGPTTAGHFAVYFDGSDVALSTSTEKIDALGRRADGALLISTSGAATVKNGTVNLNAQDEDLLAFTPQTLGTTTAGTWSTAFDGTAVTGMAAENLSAVWHDAATNDLYVTFASAFTIGGVTGTSRSVLRVTPARVVSLYWNANDAGYNVAVDGLHIKK from the coding sequence ATGATCAAAAAGAGGATAACTACACGCCTGTTGTGGCCGCTCTGCCTGGTGGCGATATTATTCGGCCTGGCCGGTAGCCTCTTGCCCGGCGTGGCCGGGGCGCTGCAATCGCCGGCATGTGATTGGGTGGTCGGCCCGGACGACATCCCGACCATCTCCGACGCCATCATCGCTGCATCCGGCGGGCAAACGATCTGCGTCCATGGCGGCATCTACCACGAGCGCGTCGATATTCCCTCCACCAAAACCGGCCTGAGCCTGCTGGCCCTGCCCGGCGAGACGCCGATCATTGACGGCCAAAAGGCGCTGCCCGGCGGCGCGGTGGGCGATCGCTTCAAGGGGCTGATGGAGATCAGGGCCGTCGGGGTCACGATCGATGGTTTCGAGATTCGCTTTTCCAGCGCGCGCGGGCTAGACGTATCGGCCGATGGCGTGACCGTCCGCAACACCAGCGTCCACGACAACTGGAGCACGGGCATCAACGTGACCGCCGGCGAGACGCTCAACGACGTTTTGATCGAAAACAACCACGTCTACCGCAACATGCGCCGGTCGCAATATGCGCCGGTCATCTATCGTGGCCTGCGCACCGGCAGCGGGGCCACCGATTGGGCCTTCGATCCCAACGAAAACTGGGACACGCCCTTCTGGACGGGGGCCAATGCCGACCTGCCGGAGCAATGGCTGAACGGTGTGTCGATGACCTTCAACGACGACGGCCGCACCGAGCGCGTCTATGCCGGTTCGGCCCGCGCCGGGCGCAACGGCTACATCGGCCCGGAGTATAGCGCCGACGGCCTGGAGTTCAGCTACACCGGGGCCGACATCCTGTTCCACCAGCCGGCCACCAACAAATGGACGCTCTACTTCGATGGCGAGCCGCGCGGCATCCCGCAGAACGAGGTGATCGACGCCTTCCAGATCGAGAGCACCGCGCCGATCAGTAATCCATGGCCCTGCCCCACGTGCGCGCCCATCCTGCTGAGCTTCATCGAGCCGGTGACGCTGCCCATCGACGACGGGGCCGGCGGCAGCACGCCCACGGCCATCGCGCCCAGCGACCTGGTGTACTTCCGGCCCACGGCCATCGTTGCCAATCGGGTCGATGCCGGATTCTTCACCATCCACAAGCGCGCCGCCGATTTGGTTGGGCTGCCGGCGGCGGCCAATATCGACGCCCTTGACCGCGCCCCCGATGGCCGTCTGCTGATCAGTCTGACCGACACGCAGACGCTGACCAACCCCGACCTGATGACGGTGACGGCCGAAAGGGAAGACCTGGTGGCCTATGATGAGGCGACCGGCGTCTGGAGCCTTTTCTTCGAGGGCGACCAAATTCTCTTCAACCCGTTTCAGGCCGAAGATCTGACCGCCGCCTGGCTCGACGACGACGGCCATCTCTACATCAGCGGCGACCCCATCGGCGGCAGCGCCCTCACCCTCATTGACACAACCAACAGCACGGCCCGCAACAACCACGTCTACAACAATTTCGGCGAGGGATTGGTGGCCGACCGCTATTCGGTGCGGGCCACGCTGGAGGGCAACGTGCTCTACGACAACCAGCACGCCAACCTCTATCTAAACTCGACGACCGACACCCTCATCAAGGGCAACTTCGTCTTCTGCACCGACGACCGCACGTTCTGGCGCAAAGGCTCCGGCCGGAACTACAAGCCCGGCCCCGGCATCCAAATTCGGGATGAGGCCTGGAGTGGCCCCAACCCGCCGTCGCTCAGTTCGGGCTACGTCATCATCAACAACATCGTCTACGGGTGCAGCACCAACTTCGGCGTCTCGACCCAGAAGCCGGGCGGCGGGCTGAACGACTCGCTGGTCGCCAACAACCTGTTTGCCCACGCCCGCGGCGAGGGGGCCATCACCGGCTACGATAATATCAATTTCAACAGCGACGCCTCCTTCAATGGTTCCTCATTCGTCAACAACGTGCTGTTGCAGAGCGAGTCGCTGGGAGTCAACACGCGCATCCAGGGCTGGATAGCGGCCAACTTCGCCACCTTTACGCTGGCCGACAATCTCTACTCCATCCCCCCGGCCGAGGGCTGGAGCAATCTGGGCCAGGAACCGGGGCGCATCATCGGCGATCCCCAACTGGCCGAGCCGCAACTGTCGGACGCCAATCCGCCGCTGCCGGTGATGGGCAGCCTGCCCGATGCCGACGACTTCCAGCTGACCTATGATTCGCCCGCCCTCGATGCCGGGCAGCCGTTGGCCGAGGTGCTCGAAGATTTCTTCCATCAGCCGCGCGCCAATAGCGGGCCGCTCGACCTGGGCGTGCACGAACTGCCCCACGTGGGCGGCATCGTCGTGGTGCAGGAAACCTCCCCGGCGGCCTACACCCAGCTCTTCAATTTTAGCGCCGGCTACGTTCCCGACGGCTTCGCGCTTCAGGGTGGCCAATCCCACAACTCCGGCGCGCTGCCGGCGGGCATCTATAGCGTCGCCTCGGCCCCGGTCGATGGCTGGACGACGACGGCCACCTGCGATGACGGTTCGCCGCCCGACGCCATCCAGCTTGGCCCCACCGAGACGGTCATCTGTACCTTCCACAGCGCGCGCCAGACACGGCTGACCGTCATCAACCAGGTGGAGCCGGCCGGTGACCCGCAGCTCTTCGCCTTCACCTTGTCGCCCGGCGAGTCGTTCGATCTGGCCGCCGAAAGCCGGACCTTCGTTATCGCGCCGGACGTGGCCCACGCGCTGAGCGTGGTCGTACCCGCCGGCTGGCAGCAGACCGGCGCGGCCTGCGACAATGGCGACGCACCGGGAGCCATCACGCTGGAGAACGGCGAATGGGTGGCCTGCACCTTCTCCCACCGCAAGGTGGGGCAAATCATCGTCGAGAAGCAGACCCTGCCCGACGGCGCAAACCAGACGTTCGACTTCACCACCGATTATGGCCCCTTCAGCCTGAGCGACGGCCAACGTAACACGTCCGCCTATCTCGCGCCCGGCGTCTACGGCGTGGCTGAGACGCTGCCCGCCGGCTGGTTGCAGACCGAGGCGACGTGCGATGACGGCTCTGCCCCGCAGGCCATCGATCTGAGCGGCGGCGAGACGGTAACCTGTACGTTCACCAATGCCCGGCTGAGCCTGAGCCTTGGCCTGACGCCCACGCCCGGCAGCGTGACCGCGCCCGGTGGCGACGTGGTGTTCGCCGTGCAGGTCGATAACACCGGCGGCCTGCCGGTGGCCTTGACGACGCTAACCGATTCCGATTTCGGCGACGTGGCCGACCCCGGCAACGCCGCGCTGCTGAGCACCAGTTGCCAACTGCCGCAAACGGTGGCCGCCGGGACGGGTTACAGTTGCGCCTTCACCGCCCACGTGGGCGGCGCGGGCGGCAGCACCCACAGCAACACCCTGACCGCCGCGGCCACCGGCCCGAACGACACGCCGCTCAGCGCCGCCGACGAGGCGACGGTCACAATCAACAGCCCGGCCGCCGGGCGCATCCTCGTCGTCAAACAGACGAACCCGCCCAATACGCCCGGTACGTTCGGCTTCACCACGTCCTATACCTCTGGGGTTTTCAATCTGAGCCACGGGCAGAGCCACGACTCCGGCCCCCTGCCGTCCGGCGCGGTCTATAGCGTGGCCGAAAACGCGACGACCGGCTGGGAATTGACCGGGGCCACCTGCGATGATGGTTCGCCGCCCGGCGCCATCAACCTTAGCCCGGCCGAAACGGTCACCTGCACGTTCGTCAATGCGCCGGTCATCCCCCCGCAGCCGACGATCCTCTACGTCACGACGCCCAACGCGGGCAACGTGCGCGGGCTGGCCTATGCGCCGGGCGACATCCTGGCCTATAACCGGCAAACCGACGTCTGGTCGGTCCATTTCGACGCCTCCGACGTGGCCCTCACCAAGCCGTTGGCTGACTTTGTGCTGCTGGACGACAACTCGATCTTGCTGGCCTTCAACTCGTCGGTGAAGCTGCGCAACGCCGCCAATGCCCTGATCACCTACGAGGCCCAGGATGTGGCCCGCTTCGTGCCGTCGAGCGTGGGGCCGACGACGGCCGGCCATTTCGCGGTCTACTTCGACGGCTCCGACGTGGCCCTGAGCACGTCCACCGAGAAGATCGACGCGCTGGGGCGGCGGGCCGACGGGGCGC